TCGCCCGGTTTGTCGTACACATGGATCGGGGCGGGATCATTGGAGGGGGGCGAGTTGTCGCCAAAGTCCCACGCCAGCGCCGGCGTACCGCCGGTGCACTGCGACTCGACACTGAAGCTCACGCTCAGCGGCGGCTCACCGAAATCGGGATCGGCATCGATGATGACGATGCAATCCCCTTCGTTGTCGAGTTCGGCGGGGACCGCCTCGTCGGCGTCCGCGGATCCCTCGGCGGGCGGCGGCGCTTCCGGGTGCCGCGCGGCTGGGCCAGTCGGACCGAATCCAACCGTCGGTCCAAGCGTTGGCGCCAAGATTCGGCCGGGAGCTTCGGGAGCGGCCGGGGCGCTGCTCGCCGCAGCGGGAGCGGCAGCACGGACGGTCGGCCGTTTCGCGGTGACGGCGGCGGCGCCGCTACTCGTGGTGTCCGGGGTCTCACTCGTGCGCTGACAGCTCCCGCACCCTCCGAGGAGCAGAAGCAGCGCCAGCGGCCAGACGGTGTGGGCGGGCGACTTCACCGGGTTGGCAACGGTTTCGGCGTCGGCTTCTTGCGCGGACCCGGGGTGCCCTTTGGCGACGGCGTCCGCTTGGGCGGTTCCGAACGGATCAGACGCAGCTTCTTCTCCGGCCCCGGATTGCCGTCCACATCACGCAAGCGCAACGTCAATTCGGTAGTGCCGATCGGGAAGTTCCAGGCCTTCGCGATCACCATGCAGAACTGGGTGGTGCTCTCCTTGTTGATGAAGGAAAAATCGCCGTTCGCAGTAACGGTGCACGAAGACGCGGACTCGACGAACGTCTCAAACCGGCACGCCAGATCGTTGAGCGTGTCGGAAATTGCTTGAGTCTCTTTGAACGACGGAGGATTCACCGCCGGCACGCCTCCAATCTCTGGACGATTGCGGTCGCAGACGGTATCGCTACCATCACCCAACGGCCGATTGCTCTCGAGTTGGACGTCAGGACGCTTCTTCGGGTCCTTCGGATCATACTGAAAGATGCTGCGACCGACCTCGGCATTGCTGAGGCCAGGTTTGCCTTCGATCACGATCATGAAACCAGAACCGACCGGGTGCTTGTAGGTCGCCACCCCGTCCTTGTCGACTGAATCAGGCTCGTACGCGTGGCCGTCGGCGCGGGCCGCGCCAAAGTGTGAGACGATCGGACCGATCGGCTTACCCTTGGTCGCTTTGACGTTCGGATTCGCAATCGGCCGCGTCGGCATGGCCACCGGCGTGCCCGGCGGCACCGTCGGTACCGGTGTTGCGGAACGCGCGTCGGCGGTCGCGCGCGGCTTCGGTGTCGGCTTTGGGGGCGCCGACTTCTTGATCGGGCACGCGGCCAGGAACAACACGCTAATCAACACTCCGGTCACGCGAACCGTGAAACGTCCGTACATCATTCCTCCTCGAAGCTCGCGGCTATGTAACGGGGGCAACCGAACGAGTCAATCCCGTACCCGCCCGCGCCGCCCGCGCTGCTACGGTTCGTTCGGCAACTCCATCAACCTGCGCACCGGTGAGCAGGCGAGCCACACGGCGGCGATGAAGGGGCTGGTGGCCGCCACCACGAGGGTCATTCGCAGACCGATGCTTTCGCCGAGCACGCCGCCGACGAGCGCGCCAAGCAACATCGCCGCGAGTCCAGCCATGCGCATGCTCGCGTTGATCCGCCCCAACATCGCAGGCGGTGCGAGAGCCTGACGCAGGCTGACCTCGATGATGTCGTACACCGTGGCCGCCCCGTCCTCGACCAACTGTTGCGCAATGAGCAGCAGCGCGCCGACGAGCGTGGCCCCAGGTGCAAGCGGTACGAGGAGAATACCGAGTCCAGTAAGACCCAGACCGCCAATTAACGTGGGACCGACGCCCCAGCGTGTCGTCGCTCGGCGCGCAATCAACGCCCCGAGCAGCGAGCTCACGCCTCCCACGGCGAAGATCATCCCCAGCACGCCCGGCGCGAAGCCGAGTTCACGGGTGACGAACAACATGAAGACTGTACTGAAAACGTAAAACGCGAATTTGAGCAGCATCGTGCAGCCCGCCAATACGCGTAGCACCGGATGACTGACCACGAAGCGCAGCCCTTCAGCGCTTTCGATCCACATCGAACGCTGTGCGGGCGCGCGTGGTCCAGCTTCGGGTGCGCGGATCATGGCGACGAACGCCGCCGAAGCTACGAACGACAGCGCGTCGAGCAGGATCGCCAGCGGCGCCGTGAATATCTGCACCAACCATCCGCTGAGACCGAACGCGCCCACCTCCGCCACCGCCGCGCTCGCCGACAGTTTGCTGTTGCCTTCGACGAGATCCTCACGCCGAACCAGCGTCGGCAGGTACGATCGGAAGGCGACGGCAAACACCATCGACAAAATTCCGGTCAAGAAGCCGACGACGTACAACTGCTCGATGCGCAACACGCCAGCAAACGCCGCCAGCGGAATCGACACGAGCAGCAACGCACGGCCGAGATCGACGGCGATCAACTGCGGGCGGCACGGCAGCCGATCCACCCAGACGCCGGCTGCCACTCCGATCAGCAGCCCCGGCACCAGATCCGCCGCACGCAGCAGCGACATCTGCATCGGCGTCGCGTGCAACACGAGCACGGCGGTAAACGGCAGCGCCGTCGCCGTCACCATCGAACCGAAGACCGAGATCGTCTCACCGGCCCACAGCTTGACGAAATCGCGATTGCGCCACAGGCCGACGAAGCGCGGCTG
This region of Deltaproteobacteria bacterium genomic DNA includes:
- a CDS encoding PKD domain-containing protein, yielding MKSPAHTVWPLALLLLLGGCGSCQRTSETPDTTSSGAAAVTAKRPTVRAAAPAAASSAPAAPEAPGRILAPTLGPTVGFGPTGPAARHPEAPPPAEGSADADEAVPAELDNEGDCIVIIDADPDFGEPPLSVSFSVESQCTGGTPALAWDFGDNSPPSNDPAPIHVYDKPGEYTARVLATAADGTKAADEIDITVEARFQQ
- a CDS encoding MFS transporter, translating into MGQPRFVGLWRNRDFVKLWAGETISVFGSMVTATALPFTAVLVLHATPMQMSLLRAADLVPGLLIGVAAGVWVDRLPCRPQLIAVDLGRALLLVSIPLAAFAGVLRIEQLYVVGFLTGILSMVFAVAFRSYLPTLVRREDLVEGNSKLSASAAVAEVGAFGLSGWLVQIFTAPLAILLDALSFVASAAFVAMIRAPEAGPRAPAQRSMWIESAEGLRFVVSHPVLRVLAGCTMLLKFAFYVFSTVFMLFVTRELGFAPGVLGMIFAVGGVSSLLGALIARRATTRWGVGPTLIGGLGLTGLGILLVPLAPGATLVGALLLIAQQLVEDGAATVYDIIEVSLRQALAPPAMLGRINASMRMAGLAAMLLGALVGGVLGESIGLRMTLVVAATSPFIAAVWLACSPVRRLMELPNEP